A part of Aegilops tauschii subsp. strangulata cultivar AL8/78 chromosome 2, Aet v6.0, whole genome shotgun sequence genomic DNA contains:
- the LOC109737251 gene encoding late embryogenesis abundant protein At5g17165, with the protein MAAVASSKGRVIAGSLVARVLAGKANASPRRAVHASAYDKNVDEQVRPAFVPDDVIGGAGSPDKYWGPHPTTGVFGPAAVDPKLAATLAPASAAANGGASVLDQKVWFRPLEDVEKPPVA; encoded by the exons ATGGCAGCAGTGGCTAGCTCCAAGGGGCGGGTGATCGCTGGGAGCCTCGTCGCGCGCGTCCTCGCCGGCAAGGCCAACGCCTCCCCGAG GAGGGCGGTGCACGCGTCGGCCTACGACAAGAACGTGGACGAGCAGGTGCGCCCGGCCTTCGTGCCGGACGATGTGATCGGCGGCGCCGGGAGCCCAGACAAGTACTGGGGCCCTCACCCCACCACCGGCGTCTTCGGCCCCGCCGCGGTCGACCCCAAGCTGGCCGCCACCCTCGCGCCGGCCAGCGCCGCCGCGAATGGTGGCGCCTCCGTGCTGGACCAGAAGGTGTGGTTCCGCCCGCTCGAGGACGTCGAGAAGCCCCCCGTCGCCtga